A region of Salvia splendens isolate huo1 chromosome 17, SspV2, whole genome shotgun sequence DNA encodes the following proteins:
- the LOC121774495 gene encoding zinc finger MYM-type protein 1-like has translation MRKTHDSSSSPASSSLPSSSPASSTPLSSSPPSISPASNSIGIVSPSDASLPLHEEELIYDIEKLHHDPIRRTDIMKYPPNERDTIRRAYILRKPCQPRTFSFPQKEVGGSRRRFMVSWFDKWDWLEYSMDEDAAFCFVYYLFKNEVGHAGGDAFVNKGFKSWNKPERFIKHIGGVRSAHNIAYEKYVNLRDGKKKSILVSLDNVSDVINNEYNVRLKASISCLRYLLGQGMAFRGHREGEDSLNRGNFLELLKWLKAHNEVISKVTLENAPGNCQLTSPTIQKDIINCCAKETMKRIVDDLGDDYFAILADESSDMSQKEQLALYLRYVEKKRGKVVERFIGLVHVGDTTSLSLRSAIMTLLVEHSLSQSKIRGQGYDGASNMKGEIHGLKTLIMKDTPSAYYVHCFAHQLQLTLVAISKKNDDCSWLFETVSILLNVIGVSCKRNALLREVQAQKVAQALEIGELESGSGLNQELSLKRPGDTRWSSHYKTLLNIMDLFSTIFEVLTMIGKKDSVFDDMGKAQGILYLLESFDFVFMAQLMTTIFGYTNNLCLALQRRDQDIITAMRLVTLTKDQLQKMREDGWEIHLNKVISICNKHGIVVPDMKAHYSPHGRSKRFVQQVSYLHHFRVDVFIKVIDLLLQELDNRFDEVNMELLRCMACFNPKDGFSSFDKEKVLKLATFYPSNFSNIDLMDLECQLDIFIGDMRSDEDFQNLRDISSLLMKLVETKRDVVYSRVVLLIKLILILPVATASVERVFSGMTFVKNKLRNRMGDQPLNDCLVTFIEKDVFLQVSDEDIVNRFEEMKTRRKIN, from the coding sequence ATGAGAAAAACTCATGATAGTTCAAGCTCTCCGGCTTCAAGCTCTCTACCTTCAAGCTCTCCGGCTTCAAGCACTCCACTTTCAAGCTCTCCACCTTCAATCTCTCCGGCTTCAAATTCAATTGGTATTGTATCTCCTTCAGATGCTAGTTTGCCATTACATGAGGAAGAATTGATTTATGATATCGAAAAACTTCATCATGATCCTATTAGAAGAACTGATATAATGAAATATCCTCCAAATGAGCGAGATACAATTAGGAGGGCGTATATTCTTAGAAAACCTTGTCAGCCAAgaactttttcttttcctcaaaAAGAAGTTGGAGGTTCGCGTCGTCGGTTTATGGTTTCATGGTTTGATAAATGGGATTGGCTTGAATATAGTATGGATGAAGATGCTGCATTTTGTTTTGTATACTACTTGTTCAAGAATGAAGTTGGACATGCGGGGGGTGATGCATTTGTGAATAAAGGATTTAAGTCGTGGAATAAGCCAGAACGATTTATAAAACATATTGGTGGAGTTAGAAGTGCTCATAATATTGCTTATGAGAAATATGTGAACTTGAGGGATGGCAAAAAGAAATCGATTTTGGTTTCTTTAGATAATGTTAGTGATGTGATTAACAACGAATATAATGTTCGCTTGAAGGCTTCAATTTCTTGTTTACGTTACCTATTGGGACAAGGCATGGCATTTCGTGGTCACAGGGAAGGTGAAGATTCCCTTAATAGGGGAAATTTTCTTGAACTTTTAAAATGGTTGAAGGCACATAATGAAGTTATTTCAAAAGTGACTTTGGAAAATGCCCCTGGAAATTGTCAATTGACATCTCCAACTATTCAAAAAGACATCATCAATTGTTGTGCTAAAGAAACAATGAAGAGAATTGTGGATGATCTTGGTGATGACTACTTTGCTATATTAGCCGATGAATCTAGTGATATGTCCCAAAAGGAACAACTGGCTCTTTATTTGCGCTATGTTGAAAAGAAAAGGGGAAAGGTAGTTGAACGATTCATTGGTCTTGTGCATGTTGGTGATACTACATCTTTGTCTCTTAGAAGTGCAATTATGACTTTACTTGTTGAACATTCATTAAGCCAATCCAAGATTCGAGGGCAAGGATATGATGGGGCTAGTAACATGAAGGGTGAGATACATGGACTCAAGACTTTGATCATGAAAGATACTCCAAGCGCTTACTACGTACATTGCTTTGCCCACCAGCTTCAACTAACATTGGTAGCCATTTCAAAAAAGAACGATGATTGTAGTTGGCTTTTTGAAACTGTTAGTATTTTGTTGAATGTAATTGGAGTTTCTTGTAAGAGAAATGCATTGCTTCGCGAAGTTCAAGCACAAAAAGTTGCTCAAGCCTTGGAAATTGGTGAACTTGAATCGGGATCGGGGTTGAATCAAGAACTTAGTTTGAAGAGGCCTGGAGACACTCGTTGGAGTTCTCACTACAAGACTCTTTTGAATATCATGGACTTATTTTCTACAATTTTTGAAGTTCTTACGATGATTGGAAAGAAAGATTCCGTTTTCGATGATATGGGAAAAGCTCAAGGCATTTTGTACTTACTAGAGTCATTTGATTTCGTGTTTATGGCACAACTAATGACTACTATATTTGGGTACACTAACAATTTGTGTCTTGCTTTgcaaagaagagatcaagacaTCATTACTGCTATGAGGCTTGTCACTTTAACCAAAGATCAACTACAGAAAATGAGAGAGGATGGATGGGAGATTCACTTGAACAAGGTAATCTCAATTTGCAATAAACATGGCATTGTTGTTCCAGATATGAAAGCTCACTATAGCCCTCATGGAAGATCAAAACGTTTTGTTCAACAAGTTTCATATCTTCATCATTTTCGTGTTGATGTGTTTATCAAAGTGATTGACTTATTACTTCAAGAACTTGATAATCGATTCGATGAAGTTAATATGGAGTTGCTTAGATGTATGGCTTGCTTCAATCCTAAAGATGGCTTCTCTTCTTTTGACAAGGAAAAGGTACTGAAACTTGCCACTTTTTATCCTTCCAATTTTTCAAACATTGATTTGATGGACCTTGAGTGCCAACTTGATATATTCATTGGAGATATGAGAAGTGATGAAGACTTTCAGAATTTGCGAGATATCAGTTCTCTTTTGATGAAGCTTGTTGAAACAAAAAGAGATGTGGTTTATTCACGTGTGGTTTTGCTTatcaagttgattttgattcttcCGGTTGCCACTGCAAGTGTAGAGAGAGTGTTTTCTGGAATGACGTTTGTGAAGAATAAGTTGAGAAATAGAATGGGTGATCAACCTTTGAACGATTGTTTGGTCACTTTCATTGAGAAAGATGTGTTTCTACAAGTATCCGATGAAGATATAGTGAATCGTTTTGAAGAAATGAAGACTCgtcgaaaaataaattag